One genomic segment of Acanthochromis polyacanthus isolate Apoly-LR-REF ecotype Palm Island chromosome 9, KAUST_Apoly_ChrSc, whole genome shotgun sequence includes these proteins:
- the LOC127535325 gene encoding immunoglobulin lambda-1 light chain-like, with product MLLLPAAALCCLCSALVAMAAQLIQDDLTLTRRVGQSASFSCRQTDQCDHEYVDWFQKTKAETFRWIFGIHRRDGQLYSHSNHPQKNDFSSVKIENSWGLKIEKAKLQHSATYYCACWKGVPHIDTFGSGTKLYVTGEQVVKPVVSVYPAASRVHLEGSSSLLCLASAMFPPLVRFSWKRQKEDGQLEDVDPAEGEQLEIREPGRSASILLIHQQQDSTYKYSCYVQHEGGPVEAQTQQELPKLQQPTDSPAASVPSESQVNLLCLLSTVLIVKSLVFCCGLSLLMILTNKGPSTNCTHAD from the exons ATGCTTCTCctcccagctgctgctctgtgctgtcTGTGTTCAG cgctggttgccatggcagcaCAGCTGATTCAGGACGATTTGACTTTGACCAGGAGAGTCGGTCAATCAGCCTCCTTCAGCTGTCGACAAACTGATCAGTGTGATCACGAGTATGTCGACTGGTTCCAGAAGACAAAAGCAGAAACATTCAGATGGATTTTTGGTATTCATAGGAGGGATGGTCAACTATATTCACATTCCAATCATCCTCAGAAAAATGATTTCTCATCTGTGAAGATAGAAAACAGCTGGGGGTTGAAGATAGAGAAAGCTAAACTCCAACATTCAGCCACCTACTACTGCGCCTGTTGGAAGGGTGTTCCCCACA TTGACACCTTTGGCTCTGGAACTAAACTGTATGTAACAG GTGAGCAGGTAGTGAAGCCCGTGGTGAGCGTGTACCCAGCAGCATCCAGAGTCCACCTGGAGGGGAGCAGCTCCCTGCTGTGTCTGGCCTCAGCCATGTTTCCTCCTCTGGTCCGCTTCTCCTGGAAAAGACAGAAGGAGGACGGCCAGCTGGAGGATGTGGACCCTGCTGAGGGAGAGCAGCTGGAGATCAGAGAGCCGGGACGCAgcgcctccatcttgctgatccatcagcaacaggacagcacaTATAAATACAGCTGCTACGTCCAGCACGAGGGGGGACCAGTGGAGGCCCAGACACAACAAG AGCTTCCTAAGCTTCAACAACCAACAGATTCTCCAGCAGCCTCTGTTCCTTCTGAGTCTCAGGTgaatctgctctgtctgctgtccACAGTGCTGATAGTGAAGAGTCTGGTGTTCTGCTGTGGACTCTCTCTGCTGATGATCCTCACAAACAAGGGACCGTCCACCAACTGCACA